The bacterium sequence CGCCAGCGCCAGGCGCTCGCCGTGGACGTTGATGGCGTCCAGAGCTGCGGTGAGGGTCTCGGCCCCGAACTTGTCGGCGATCTCACGGGTCCGTCTCACCCCGGTAACGACGGCCGACACCTGGGCCTGCAAGTCCCCGATCGTGTGGCTGGGCAGCCGGCTGTTGAAGCGCACGATGTTGAATATGTCCTCGTTGATCTCGCCTTCGCTGTACAGCTTGACGACCGGGAAGAAGATCCCCTCCTGGTACATGTCAGTGGAGTCGAGCACGTATCCCGGATCCTTCTGCATGAGGTCGAGCACGTGGCACCGGCAGGACGCGAACCCGACCAGGCGCCCGTCGACGTGGATCGGAGCGAACACGAGCGGGTCGAGCGTGTGGGCCGACGACCAGTACGGGTAGTTGTTTATGAACACGTCCCCGGGCTTCATCGAGTCCGTTCCCAGGAACTCGATCGACCGCTTGATGCCGTAGTCGTTGCCGCGGGTGAACACGGCGATGCCCGGAGCGTCGGCAGCGATGTCTCCGTTCACATCGTGCAGTCCCACCCCGTAGTCGTGGGTTTCGTAGACGACCGTGTTGTAGGACGTCCGGCAGAGGTTCCGGGCCATCTCCTCGCAGGCCGAGAGAAGGCCGTGACGGATGATCTCGGTCGTTATGGCGTCAACCATCGGTAGCCCCCAGCGTTATCACGAGTTCGCCATGCTCCCCCACCACCAGATGGTCGCCCGGATGGATGACGGTGGTGGCGGTGTGCTCGACTATCACCGCCGGTCCGGCGATCTCGTCATCACAGCGGAGGTCCTCCCTCCTGTACACCCCGGCGGGGTTCCGGTGGGCACCCCCGGCGTCCAGAACCGGCCGGGTCGCAAACGGCTCGGGCAGCCCGGCCTCCCGGCGGGGAATTGTTGGGAAGCTAGGTTGGTCCACCGTTCCGGTGGCGTTCAGGCGCAGCGTCGTGACCTCGACCGGATCGGTCATGGTATGGCCGTACTGGCGCCGGTGGAGTTCGGTGAACCGCTGTCCCAGGTACGCGATCGGGTCCGCTGTCC is a genomic window containing:
- a CDS encoding hydantoinase B/oxoprolinase family protein; this encodes MVDAITTEIIRHGLLSACEEMARNLCRTSYNTVVYETHDYGVGLHDVNGDIAADAPGIAVFTRGNDYGIKRSIEFLGTDSMKPGDVFINNYPYWSSAHTLDPLVFAPIHVDGRLVGFASCRCHVLDLMQKDPGYVLDSTDMYQEGIFFPVVKLYSEGEINEDIFNIVRFNSRLPSHTIGDLQAQVSAVVTGVRRTREIADKFGAETLTAALDAINVHGERLALAALRRMPKGTWSAEDYMDHDGVDLDRPIKMAVTITITDDEMIVDWTGSDEGVRGPINLPRGLTEAFNCLIFKALTTPEWPVTAGNFRPLRVITKEGSVMHAVPPMPTFTLWGGLLGGEVMLKALAQGMPDRVPACSGGDV